A window from Fusobacterium sp. SYSU M8D902 encodes these proteins:
- the ispE gene encoding 4-(cytidine 5'-diphospho)-2-C-methyl-D-erythritol kinase, producing MVFSLESNAKINVGLNVTGVLPNGYHLLDMVMLPISLSDRLSGEIFDEVGELTITTNKEDIPTDERNILWKVYDRFYRESGLDRRKISVHLEKCIPHEAGLGGGSSNGAFFLKELNRYHNNFFPVPKLLEIGKSIGADIPFFIINRASRVRGIGEDIQEIENNLTDDIIIIKPNFGVSTAKAYKNMYMLNNKKDANIDNIITGLRNNDISLVEKSIENHLEQGLLLEDENIIEFRKKVMGIPNMKFFMSGSGSAYYVFTKNGKQMVEFIKGQLQHCEVHLCRSL from the coding sequence ATGGTTTTTTCTTTAGAATCGAATGCTAAGATAAATGTAGGACTTAATGTAACTGGGGTTTTACCAAATGGGTATCATCTTTTAGATATGGTTATGTTACCAATCTCTTTATCAGATAGATTGAGTGGAGAGATATTTGATGAGGTAGGAGAGTTAACGATTACTACAAACAAAGAGGATATTCCAACAGATGAGAGAAATATTCTTTGGAAGGTTTATGATAGATTTTATAGAGAGAGTGGTTTAGATAGAAGAAAGATAAGTGTACATTTAGAGAAGTGTATTCCCCACGAAGCTGGATTGGGAGGAGGAAGTTCTAATGGAGCTTTTTTCTTAAAAGAGTTGAATCGTTATCACAACAATTTTTTTCCAGTACCGAAACTATTGGAGATAGGAAAGAGTATAGGTGCTGATATCCCTTTCTTTATAATAAATAGAGCTAGTAGAGTGAGAGGAATAGGAGAAGACATTCAGGAGATTGAGAATAATCTCACTGACGATATAATTATTATTAAACCAAATTTTGGAGTTTCAACAGCTAAGGCTTATAAAAATATGTATATGCTCAATAATAAAAAAGATGCAAACATAGATAATATAATAACAGGACTTAGAAATAATGATATCTCACTGGTAGAAAAAAGTATTGAAAATCATTTAGAGCAGGGGTTATTGCTTGAAGATGAAAATATAATAGAGTTTAGAAAAAAAGTTATGGGAATTCCTAATATGAAGTTTTTTATGTCAGGAAGTGGAAGTGCATATTATGTGTTTACCAAAAATGGAAAACAGATGGTAGAATTTATAAAGGGGCAATTACAACACTGTGAAGTACATCTTTGCAGAAGTTTATAA
- a CDS encoding RNA-binding S4 domain-containing protein — MRLDKFLKVSRIIKRRPIAKIVVDGGKAKLNGKVAKASTEVKVGQILELEYFNKYFKFEILEVPTGNVAKERTSELINVLESRGITVDIDGEEDIF; from the coding sequence ATGAGATTAGATAAATTTTTAAAGGTTAGTAGAATAATAAAGAGAAGACCTATAGCTAAGATAGTTGTAGATGGTGGAAAAGCAAAATTGAATGGAAAGGTTGCTAAGGCTAGTACTGAGGTAAAAGTCGGACAGATATTGGAACTGGAGTATTTTAACAAATATTTTAAATTTGAGATATTGGAAGTTCCTACTGGAAATGTGGCCAAGGAGAGAACATCAGAGCTTATTAATGTATTAGAAAGTAGAGGAATTACTGTGGATATAGATGGTGAGGAGGATATTTTTTAA
- the mazG gene encoding nucleoside triphosphate pyrophosphohydrolase, whose product MKEFERLVQIIKVLRGENGCPWDREQTLESLKPCLREEVAELLEAMEGDVEEHKGELGDVLMNLVFQADICEDEGKFNIEDVAYEINEKLIRRHPHVFKKRDEGITTDEVLVNWDEIKKTEKLHENRKSALDGVPKYLPALSKAQKIQKKASKVGFDWENIDQVIEKLYEEIDELKVEISKKDRKNIEEELGDVLFSVVNIARFLDIDATEALEKTIKKFDRRFRYVEEKCDVKKAKLDELENFWNEAKKEIDL is encoded by the coding sequence ATGAAAGAGTTTGAAAGACTTGTTCAAATAATTAAAGTATTGAGAGGGGAAAATGGTTGCCCTTGGGATCGAGAACAAACTTTAGAAAGTTTAAAACCATGTTTAAGAGAGGAAGTAGCAGAACTTTTAGAGGCTATGGAAGGAGATGTAGAGGAGCATAAAGGTGAATTGGGAGATGTCTTAATGAATCTAGTATTCCAAGCTGATATCTGTGAAGATGAGGGTAAATTCAATATTGAAGATGTGGCTTATGAGATAAATGAAAAATTAATAAGAAGACACCCCCATGTATTTAAGAAGAGAGATGAGGGGATAACAACTGATGAAGTTTTGGTAAATTGGGATGAGATAAAGAAAACTGAGAAGTTACATGAGAATAGAAAATCAGCTCTTGACGGTGTGCCTAAGTATTTACCAGCACTATCTAAGGCACAAAAAATTCAGAAAAAAGCTAGTAAAGTTGGATTTGATTGGGAAAATATAGATCAAGTTATAGAGAAGTTATATGAAGAGATAGATGAGTTAAAAGTTGAGATCTCAAAAAAAGATAGAAAGAATATTGAGGAAGAGTTGGGAGATGTACTATTTTCAGTAGTAAATATTGCTAGATTTTTAGATATTGATGCCACAGAAGCTCTAGAAAAAACAATCAAGAAATTTGATAGAAGATTTAGATATGTAGAGGAGAAGTGTGATGTTAAGAAAGCTAAGCTAGATGAGCTAGAAAATTTTTGGAATGAAGCAAAAAAAGAGATTGACTTATAA